A window of Fluoribacter dumoffii NY 23 contains these coding sequences:
- a CDS encoding OmpP1/FadL family transporter: MSDSRLLSKEFAVAVVMSQFIVALPVYAGGFQLNETSPSLQGSAMAGSAAAANDVSALFNNPATLSALQQNQIYVAASEFIPEISMYDGMATHTFFVPGMPPSAIVGSVQGDPAEHNISNAVFIPQGYMGWRTPIDKLTVGLAVVEPFYLYNKYSEDSVLRYASVKTEINSVDINPSLSYQIHEKLSLGAGFQAQYLKTIFSHFNGINTGIPPIDELIAATEPTYLKSDGWGYGYTVGALYQMDSMTRIGVSYRSEISTKLSGHGEQYTIIGDIVPSPANTFLFNSETSVSHTLRTPGVLTIGVARDIQQWTLKATAQVNFWDYLDDILVSIPDAYEPVYRVPMKWHNSFFGALGADYRYNSSLTLRGGFAWDQSPLDSENRNSLLPDSDKYWLNLGLSYLVNNHFSVDAAYSHIFIHKQSINTAQVNAGIPGVDAPLEINQASADYKGTENIVSLGLRYSC, translated from the coding sequence GTGAGTGATTCACGTTTATTAAGCAAGGAGTTTGCAGTTGCTGTTGTGATGTCTCAGTTTATTGTTGCTTTACCCGTATATGCGGGAGGCTTTCAGTTAAATGAAACCAGTCCCAGTTTGCAAGGTTCTGCGATGGCCGGCTCTGCAGCTGCTGCTAATGATGTCTCGGCCTTATTTAACAATCCGGCCACATTATCTGCATTACAGCAAAACCAAATATATGTCGCCGCCAGTGAATTTATCCCTGAAATAAGCATGTATGATGGAATGGCTACCCATACTTTTTTTGTTCCCGGCATGCCGCCCTCAGCTATTGTGGGCTCTGTGCAAGGAGACCCCGCAGAACACAACATCAGTAATGCAGTATTCATTCCTCAAGGTTATATGGGATGGCGTACCCCCATCGATAAGTTGACTGTGGGATTAGCCGTAGTTGAGCCATTCTATTTATATAATAAATACTCTGAAGATTCAGTGTTACGCTATGCGTCAGTAAAAACCGAGATTAACTCTGTTGACATTAACCCCTCACTATCTTACCAAATTCATGAAAAATTATCGTTGGGAGCGGGTTTTCAAGCTCAGTATTTAAAAACTATTTTCTCCCACTTTAATGGAATTAATACGGGGATTCCTCCCATTGATGAATTGATTGCAGCAACAGAACCAACTTATTTGAAGAGTGATGGCTGGGGTTATGGCTATACCGTTGGTGCCTTGTATCAAATGGATTCAATGACGCGCATTGGCGTGAGCTATCGGTCAGAAATCTCCACAAAACTAAGCGGCCACGGCGAGCAGTATACGATTATTGGTGATATTGTTCCGTCGCCTGCAAATACCTTTTTGTTTAATAGTGAAACTTCGGTGAGTCATACATTAAGAACACCAGGGGTTTTAACCATCGGTGTTGCTCGAGATATTCAACAATGGACTCTGAAAGCAACGGCCCAGGTGAATTTCTGGGATTACTTGGATGATATTTTGGTTTCAATCCCGGATGCGTATGAGCCTGTTTATAGAGTTCCCATGAAATGGCACAATTCCTTTTTTGGTGCTTTAGGTGCCGATTATCGTTATAACTCTTCTCTGACCTTACGTGGCGGGTTTGCCTGGGATCAGTCACCATTAGACTCTGAAAATCGTAATTCCTTATTGCCTGACTCCGATAAGTATTGGTTAAATTTGGGACTTAGCTATCTGGTAAATAATCATTTTTCCGTTGACGCAGCCTATTCGCATATTTTTATTCATAAACAATCTATAAACACCGCTCAGGTCAATGCAGGAATACCGGGTGTGGATGCACCTTTAGAAATAAATCAGGCCAGTGCCGATTACAAAGGGACAGAGAATATTGTATCACTGGGCTTACGTTACAGCTGCTAA
- the hypA gene encoding hydrogenase maturation nickel metallochaperone HypA, with protein MHELWVCKSILEIIKQKAAAIPCTRVKKIILEIGQLAAIEKESLIFGFKVITAGTIAENAELHIIDIPAEALCESCQKRNPLQQYYDPCPSCGSHALQVIQGEELQIKSMVVE; from the coding sequence ATGCATGAATTATGGGTGTGTAAGAGCATTCTCGAAATTATTAAACAGAAAGCGGCGGCAATACCCTGTACACGTGTAAAAAAAATTATTTTGGAAATTGGCCAACTTGCTGCAATTGAGAAAGAATCGCTAATTTTTGGTTTCAAAGTAATTACTGCAGGAACAATCGCAGAAAATGCAGAACTTCATATCATTGATATTCCAGCTGAAGCCCTCTGCGAATCGTGTCAAAAGCGAAATCCTTTGCAACAATACTACGATCCTTGTCCGAGTTGTGGAAGTCATGCATTACAGGTTATTCAAGGTGAAGAATTACAAATTAAATCTATGGTGGTTGAATAA
- the hypF gene encoding carbamoyltransferase HypF yields MKRLRINIQGQVQGVGFRPCVYRIARHLALTGWIQNTSSGVLIEAQGILVNQLIPHVQKKLPPLAKITQIQSATICSIANEISFKIIESQEGKVNTIITPDASICPQCLQELFDPQSRYFRYPFLNCTHCGPRFTITRNLPYDRKQTSMALFPLCPDCQTDYSNPENRRYHAQPTACFHCGPQLSLPIEELAHSILQGEIIALKSLGGYQLICDARNKAAVARLRARKNRDTKPFALMVANSLSAERIVTMSQQERELLESITRPIVLLEKINEPDSFTSEVAPGLNTLGIMLPYTPLHYLLFNAFAGNKNGGAWLNEPQEPILVVTSANIGGEPLIIEDESAKFYLDTIADKVISYNRPIVTRVDDSVMRMVLHRPMFIRRSRGFVPAPIELPHEIPPTLAVGGHLKNTFCITRGNEAFISQHIGSLDNKATIEFFHESLSHLLRFLDVTPERIAHDMHPDFYTTRFAINSGIPAFAIQHHHAHMASVMAEHGINKTALGLALDGYGYGNQGEAWGGELFLLEQSTYIRLGSFLPLLQPGGEIAAREPWRMAASVLHSLGQGDEIAQRFSEYPQAHGVHHLLNKKINCPSTSSCGRLFDAVSALLGIQLVSHYEGHAAMRLENQVTQVQIMPEGWQLQEGFFDMMPTLKFLANRIEPVTGANLFHGTLIAGLAEWVNKMCRERGVDVVVLSGGCFLNQILAEGLTTALRKSGIISFLPHALPPNDGGISLGQAWIAGNL; encoded by the coding sequence ATGAAACGATTAAGGATAAACATTCAAGGGCAAGTCCAGGGTGTGGGTTTTAGACCTTGTGTTTACCGGATTGCCAGACACCTAGCGCTCACAGGATGGATTCAAAATACTAGTTCCGGGGTATTGATTGAAGCACAAGGGATTTTGGTTAATCAATTGATACCTCATGTACAAAAAAAATTGCCTCCGCTTGCCAAGATCACCCAAATTCAATCGGCAACCATCTGTTCAATCGCTAATGAAATTTCTTTTAAAATAATTGAAAGCCAAGAGGGGAAGGTCAATACCATCATTACCCCCGATGCGAGTATTTGCCCTCAATGCCTACAGGAACTTTTCGATCCTCAAAGCCGCTATTTTCGCTACCCTTTTTTGAATTGTACTCATTGTGGCCCTCGCTTCACCATTACCCGCAATCTCCCTTATGATCGCAAGCAAACTTCAATGGCTCTCTTCCCTTTATGTCCGGATTGTCAGACAGATTACAGCAATCCTGAAAACCGGCGCTACCATGCCCAACCTACCGCTTGTTTTCATTGCGGCCCGCAGCTCTCATTACCGATAGAAGAACTAGCACACTCTATTTTGCAAGGCGAAATTATTGCCTTAAAAAGCCTGGGGGGATATCAACTTATTTGTGATGCCCGCAATAAAGCTGCCGTAGCTCGGCTGCGCGCACGAAAAAACCGCGACACCAAACCTTTTGCTCTGATGGTTGCAAACAGCTTGAGCGCAGAACGGATTGTCACCATGAGCCAGCAAGAACGAGAATTATTAGAAAGTATTACCCGCCCAATTGTTTTACTCGAAAAAATAAATGAACCCGATTCATTCACTTCTGAGGTTGCTCCGGGTTTAAATACTTTAGGCATAATGCTTCCTTACACGCCGTTGCACTATTTACTTTTTAATGCTTTTGCTGGAAATAAAAATGGCGGTGCATGGTTGAATGAGCCTCAAGAGCCAATCCTAGTAGTCACCAGCGCCAATATAGGCGGCGAACCGCTGATTATCGAAGATGAGAGTGCCAAATTCTATCTTGATACCATAGCCGATAAAGTAATCTCCTATAACCGACCTATTGTTACCCGCGTGGACGATTCAGTAATGCGTATGGTGCTTCATCGCCCCATGTTTATTCGTCGTTCTCGAGGTTTTGTACCTGCTCCTATTGAACTGCCTCATGAAATTCCACCCACGCTGGCAGTAGGCGGGCATCTCAAAAATACTTTTTGTATTACGCGTGGTAATGAAGCATTTATTTCCCAACACATTGGCAGTTTGGATAATAAAGCAACAATTGAGTTCTTCCATGAATCATTGAGTCATTTGCTACGGTTTCTCGATGTAACCCCAGAGCGTATTGCCCATGACATGCACCCGGATTTTTATACAACGCGCTTTGCCATAAATTCTGGGATACCCGCTTTTGCTATACAGCATCATCATGCGCACATGGCTTCAGTAATGGCAGAGCACGGTATTAATAAAACCGCCTTGGGATTGGCGCTTGATGGCTATGGATATGGAAATCAAGGTGAAGCCTGGGGTGGTGAATTATTTTTACTTGAACAGTCAACGTATATTCGGCTTGGCTCTTTTCTTCCTCTTTTGCAACCCGGTGGAGAAATTGCAGCACGCGAACCCTGGAGAATGGCAGCAAGTGTTTTACATAGTTTAGGACAAGGTGATGAAATTGCACAACGATTTTCTGAGTATCCCCAAGCCCATGGGGTCCATCACCTTCTAAATAAAAAAATAAACTGTCCCAGCACCAGCAGTTGTGGTCGCTTGTTTGATGCAGTGAGTGCGTTACTGGGGATCCAATTGGTTTCCCACTATGAGGGGCACGCTGCAATGCGCCTGGAAAATCAGGTCACCCAGGTACAAATAATGCCAGAAGGATGGCAATTACAGGAGGGTTTTTTTGATATGATGCCTACGTTAAAATTTCTCGCCAACCGTATTGAGCCCGTAACCGGTGCGAATCTTTTCCATGGGACGCTTATTGCCGGTCTTGCAGAATGGGTTAATAAGATGTGTCGAGAAAGAGGAGTTGATGTGGTAGTATTAAGCGGAGGCTGCTTCTTGAATCAGATATTGGCCGAAGGATTAACTACAGCCTTAAGAAAATCTGGTATCATCTCTTTTTTACCACACGCTCTTCCACCTAATGATGGAGGAATTTCTCTTGGACAAGCCTGGATTGCCGGGAATTTGTAA
- a CDS encoding glycosyl hydrolase family 18 protein has product MKKLGLVISFLFFLNDGFAKSPIVAPQPTSCITGSFSSTGTNSWQTVSLKLTNNCEQTVDFQNSTVTFSNGSNLNTSFWGNFSPLSYPVNNLQITSQPQSGTYLSTLSLEFPTYPGANSKLPKGSSFTIIYGEPKADYIADSVQVYLSSPASTGNINLINSTSKPANITQPYALVNLTLNGQTINVQVPWAGQQQVSGLAAGTYTVSPTNITDSNGVVYQGVANPASLTVSASTTVSSSISYSPMQTTGNININLAALPAQISGYSGNPIVTLTRLDNQSAMNAQVNWSSINVISQLVNGISYTFTTPVITYNGYKCTPAFSPTTATAAVSAPTVQLAYSCVQVAQDSIPVSVTGAPPELSSINVSFTPSGNGSSVNETIPLNNGAGSANVSLIDGVVYTVSATSVNGYTISYSPQPLTVSASAAETITYTQSINAGGRIIGYLPGWNTPPTATALANAGYTHVLVAFGVFSTTNPGQITSAFDTVSASYIQSLHDAGIKVLLSLGGASSSIANTTVNFHQVLAAASSPAAFEQSFISSLENLIAQYHFDGFDFDIESGLNAGGTFTNPTGDIAVLANIINTMHANHPNLLLTLAPQTANVAATSGFDATWGNYASLVMQTHQSLAWVGIQMYNAGCTYGIDLICYDPNNTNSPNASVAMATDLLENWPATTSSGQQTGFQPYISYLTPSQVVLGYPAPNASGQSDGSPAAVISTIKRAIQCLRTGVASPSSCDTYIPPRTYPGFGGVFDWEIIHDENNNYNFATSLVNCVIQGNCN; this is encoded by the coding sequence ATGAAGAAATTAGGACTAGTAATCAGTTTCTTGTTTTTCTTAAATGATGGGTTTGCCAAAAGCCCAATTGTTGCCCCGCAACCCACTTCGTGTATTACTGGCAGCTTCAGTTCAACGGGTACAAATAGCTGGCAAACCGTTTCATTGAAGTTGACCAACAATTGCGAGCAAACGGTAGATTTTCAAAATTCAACCGTAACTTTTTCCAACGGCAGTAACCTAAATACTTCTTTTTGGGGGAACTTCTCTCCATTGTCTTATCCAGTAAATAATTTGCAAATTACCTCACAACCCCAAAGCGGGACTTATTTATCAACGCTTTCATTAGAATTTCCCACCTACCCTGGCGCAAACAGCAAACTGCCCAAGGGAAGTTCATTTACTATTATTTATGGGGAACCCAAGGCAGATTATATCGCCGATAGCGTCCAGGTTTATTTAAGCTCCCCGGCATCAACGGGAAATATCAATTTAATTAACTCTACAAGCAAACCTGCCAACATAACCCAACCTTATGCTCTGGTTAACTTGACATTGAATGGACAAACGATAAATGTACAGGTTCCCTGGGCTGGTCAACAACAGGTATCCGGACTTGCTGCGGGAACTTATACCGTTTCTCCAACTAATATTACAGACAGTAATGGAGTCGTATACCAAGGGGTAGCAAATCCGGCAAGTTTAACAGTTTCTGCAAGCACAACGGTTTCTTCCTCAATTTCCTACAGTCCAATGCAAACAACAGGAAATATAAATATTAATCTCGCTGCATTACCGGCTCAAATATCAGGTTATTCGGGCAATCCAATTGTCACTTTAACCCGCTTGGATAATCAAAGCGCAATGAATGCACAAGTGAATTGGAGTTCAATCAATGTAATCAGTCAATTAGTCAATGGCATCAGCTACACATTTACCACTCCAGTAATAACCTATAACGGGTATAAATGTACCCCTGCATTCAGCCCAACAACTGCTACCGCAGCTGTTTCTGCACCCACAGTACAACTTGCCTACAGTTGCGTTCAAGTCGCCCAAGACAGCATTCCTGTTAGTGTAACCGGAGCACCGCCTGAGCTTTCTTCCATTAATGTCTCCTTTACTCCGAGCGGAAATGGCTCCTCTGTAAATGAGACAATTCCATTAAATAATGGAGCAGGATCAGCCAATGTGAGTTTAATTGATGGCGTGGTTTACACAGTCAGCGCCACCTCAGTTAATGGTTATACAATAAGCTATTCTCCTCAGCCGCTAACTGTCTCGGCCTCCGCTGCAGAGACTATTACTTATACCCAAAGCATAAATGCCGGCGGCAGAATTATAGGTTATCTCCCTGGGTGGAATACTCCACCTACAGCTACAGCCTTGGCGAATGCTGGGTATACTCATGTCCTTGTAGCCTTCGGGGTTTTTAGTACCACAAACCCTGGCCAAATTACGTCGGCATTCGATACCGTCTCGGCAAGCTACATCCAATCATTGCATGATGCGGGCATTAAAGTGCTCCTCTCTTTGGGTGGAGCCTCATCAAGCATTGCAAACACTACAGTTAATTTCCATCAGGTATTGGCAGCAGCTTCCTCACCTGCAGCATTTGAACAAAGTTTTATTAGTTCATTAGAAAACCTGATCGCCCAATATCACTTTGATGGTTTTGATTTTGATATTGAAAGCGGTTTAAATGCAGGAGGAACATTCACTAACCCTACAGGTGATATCGCTGTTTTAGCTAACATCATCAACACAATGCATGCAAATCACCCCAATTTACTTCTTACCCTGGCGCCGCAAACAGCCAATGTTGCGGCTACTTCGGGCTTTGATGCGACGTGGGGAAATTATGCCTCCCTGGTGATGCAAACCCACCAATCTTTAGCATGGGTAGGCATTCAAATGTATAATGCGGGGTGTACCTATGGCATAGATTTAATTTGCTATGATCCTAATAATACCAATAGTCCCAATGCTTCCGTAGCAATGGCCACTGATTTACTGGAAAACTGGCCGGCAACCACAAGTTCAGGACAGCAAACCGGATTCCAGCCCTATATAAGCTATTTAACTCCCTCCCAAGTAGTTTTGGGTTATCCTGCCCCTAATGCATCGGGACAAAGTGATGGCTCCCCCGCTGCAGTTATCAGTACCATCAAACGGGCAATACAGTGTTTGCGTACGGGTGTTGCCAGTCCATCAAGTTGTGATACCTACATCCCACCACGAACTTATCCGGGATTTGGGGGTGTTTTTGACTGGGAAATCATTCATGACGAAAACAATAATTATAACTTTGCGACCAGTCTGGTAAACTGTGTCATTCAAGGCAATTGTAATTAA
- the hypD gene encoding hydrogenase formation protein HypD, with the protein MKYIEDFRNADYAKALARKIAAQVIPNRYYQFMEFCGGHTHAIHRYGIPSLLPKNVEMIHGPGCPVCILPISITDKALALASLPNVILCSYADMLRVPGSGQKNLLHAKATGADVRMIYSASDALKIAQENPQKEVVFFAIGFETTTPPTAVIIHQARKLKLHNFSVFCNHVLTPVPMNYLLQTNEVKLDGFIGPAHVSIVIGSQPYEAVCKKYKKPIVISGFEPLDLLHSILMLIQQINENRCEVKIQYTRAVTHSGSLLSQQIMDEVFEIRDRFEWRGLGFIPLSALKIREEYAEFDAEKRFNLPDFVSQEHKQCICGEVLRGVKKPMECKLFEKVCSPENPLGSCMVSSEGACAAVYAYGRVNR; encoded by the coding sequence ATGAAATATATCGAAGACTTCAGGAATGCTGATTATGCAAAAGCACTTGCTAGAAAAATTGCTGCACAAGTGATACCGAATCGATATTATCAATTCATGGAGTTTTGTGGGGGGCATACCCATGCAATCCATCGTTATGGAATTCCAAGTTTGTTACCCAAGAACGTGGAAATGATCCATGGTCCCGGATGCCCGGTATGTATTTTACCTATTTCCATCACCGATAAAGCCCTGGCTTTGGCCTCATTACCCAATGTGATTCTTTGCAGTTATGCAGACATGCTGCGTGTCCCGGGTAGCGGACAAAAAAATTTATTACATGCCAAGGCAACCGGGGCAGATGTGCGAATGATTTATTCAGCAAGTGATGCGTTGAAAATTGCACAGGAAAACCCGCAAAAAGAAGTCGTATTTTTTGCCATTGGTTTTGAAACTACAACCCCGCCCACAGCAGTAATAATTCATCAAGCAAGGAAATTGAAGCTCCATAATTTCAGCGTTTTTTGCAATCATGTTTTAACACCAGTTCCAATGAATTATTTGCTGCAAACTAATGAAGTTAAACTTGATGGATTTATTGGCCCTGCCCACGTCAGCATCGTCATTGGCAGCCAACCCTATGAAGCAGTATGCAAAAAATACAAAAAGCCTATTGTAATTTCTGGCTTCGAGCCTTTGGACTTGTTGCATTCTATTTTAATGTTAATTCAGCAAATTAATGAAAATCGATGTGAGGTAAAAATTCAATATACCCGTGCAGTTACCCACTCTGGAAGCTTACTGTCACAACAAATAATGGATGAAGTATTTGAAATTAGGGATCGGTTTGAATGGCGCGGTTTAGGCTTTATCCCCCTAAGTGCGTTAAAGATCCGGGAAGAATATGCTGAATTCGATGCAGAGAAACGTTTTAATCTCCCGGATTTCGTTTCCCAGGAGCACAAACAATGTATTTGTGGTGAAGTACTTCGTGGTGTAAAAAAACCAATGGAATGTAAATTGTTTGAGAAAGTATGTTCGCCGGAGAACCCTCTGGGATCCTGCATGGTGTCTTCTGAAGGTGCATGTGCTGCGGTATATGCTTATGGACGGGTAAATCGATGA
- the hypB gene encoding hydrogenase nickel incorporation protein HypB — MCGICGCTEEQNEMHHHEHHTHGSMSHHDDEHLIHVEQSILAQNQQFALNNKQYLIKKNILALNLMSSPGSGKTTLLAKTIEDLKTELESAVLVGDQQTDYDAKLIKASGGNALQINTGKTCHLDAHRVSHALENIPLKENSLLFIENVGNLVCPALFDLGEQFKVVILSVAEGENKPLKYPDMFRCADLLLITKMDLLPYVNFNLDKCIEYARQIKPTIEILTLSAMSGDGLLNWYGWLRQKLLDTRGNP, encoded by the coding sequence ATGTGCGGAATATGTGGTTGTACTGAAGAACAAAATGAAATGCATCATCATGAGCATCATACTCATGGGTCTATGTCTCATCATGATGATGAACATCTGATTCATGTAGAGCAAAGTATATTGGCTCAAAACCAGCAATTTGCGCTCAATAACAAACAATACCTGATTAAAAAGAATATTTTGGCGTTGAATCTCATGTCCAGTCCAGGTTCAGGAAAAACCACCCTATTAGCAAAAACTATAGAGGATTTAAAAACTGAGCTGGAGAGTGCAGTATTAGTTGGTGATCAACAAACAGACTACGATGCAAAATTAATCAAAGCCAGTGGGGGTAATGCCTTACAAATCAATACAGGGAAAACCTGTCATTTGGATGCGCACAGGGTGAGTCATGCTTTGGAAAATATTCCACTTAAAGAAAACTCACTCTTGTTTATTGAAAATGTAGGCAATCTCGTTTGTCCTGCTTTATTCGATTTAGGCGAACAGTTTAAAGTGGTCATCCTCTCTGTAGCAGAGGGCGAAAATAAGCCTTTGAAATATCCTGACATGTTCCGTTGTGCTGATTTGTTACTCATTACGAAAATGGATCTCCTCCCTTATGTGAATTTTAATCTCGATAAATGTATTGAGTATGCGCGGCAAATAAAACCCACTATTGAAATCTTGACCCTTTCAGCAATGAGTGGTGATGGTTTGCTAAATTGGTATGGATGGCTAAGGCAAAAACTTCTAGATACCCGCGGGAATCCATGA
- a CDS encoding DNA repair protein HhH-GPD, with protein MEHSELVLIAMAFLLGIRHGFDLDHLATIDSIARIVSARQTLAKFTGFLFSLGHGLVVILISLIIGNRVKPLLVPQWLEGLGNGISITFLLIFGVLNLWNVFLTPSRPPLPTSLKSYLAKKLNQKSVNPFFILLIGALFALSFDTVSQVVLFSLSAKAASGWLFSGILGVFFMLGMMLSDGLNGLFVSSLIQRANSVSLLFSRLAGLMVAAFSLIIGMINLIKIYNQT; from the coding sequence ATGGAACACTCCGAGTTAGTTTTGATAGCAATGGCATTTCTCTTAGGTATCCGCCATGGTTTTGATTTGGATCATTTGGCAACCATCGATTCGATTGCACGAATTGTCAGCGCACGTCAAACATTGGCCAAATTTACGGGATTTTTATTTTCTCTCGGACATGGTCTTGTTGTCATTTTAATCAGCTTGATTATCGGCAACAGGGTTAAACCCTTACTCGTTCCTCAATGGCTGGAAGGATTAGGAAATGGTATCTCCATCACCTTTTTATTAATTTTTGGCGTGTTAAATCTTTGGAATGTGTTCCTGACACCCTCCCGCCCCCCTCTTCCAACCAGTTTAAAAAGCTATTTAGCAAAAAAATTAAACCAGAAATCTGTAAATCCTTTCTTTATCCTGTTGATTGGAGCTCTGTTTGCTCTTTCTTTTGACACTGTAAGCCAAGTGGTTTTGTTTTCTCTTTCTGCCAAAGCTGCGTCAGGCTGGTTATTTTCAGGAATACTTGGCGTCTTTTTCATGCTTGGAATGATGCTCTCTGATGGATTAAATGGATTGTTTGTTTCAAGCTTGATCCAGCGTGCTAATTCAGTATCTCTTTTATTTTCTCGATTGGCCGGACTGATGGTTGCTGCTTTTAGTCTAATTATTGGTATGATTAATTTAATCAAAATATATAATCAAACATAA
- a CDS encoding acyl-CoA dehydrogenase family protein, with product MRDFFQTPPKLGNQYEEDRVLKSYLEWKLPSSMLNEIQPELHHLGQRVIEDILKLGQEAEACPPRHIPYDPWGKRIDHIQVSPAWKELDKISAQEKLIAIGYERKHGAFSRIHQFAKLYLFHPSSAIYTCPLAMTDGAARALELHADESLKKHALPHLISSDPNFFWTSGQWMTERTGGSDVSGTSTIARPENSHFRLSGVKWFTSATTSQIAMTLARIEGAPEGSKGLSLFYLELRNQMGKLNGIRINRLKEKLGTRALPTAELTLENATALLVGEAGDGVKKISSLFNITRIYNACCAVGYMRRALALARDYATKRVAFGHTLSKHVLHLETLANMQMEFTAGFHLVFHAIELLGKDESGEATEKEQGVLRLLTPLVKLYTAKQAIALVSEALEAFGGAGYIEDTGLPQLLRNAQVLSIWEGTTNILSLDALRAMHKENAAEFFLEDLYQRLGQINRKELIQSQVKVKAAIKKIKNHLISMPEMTNAAQQAGARQLAFALAQTYAASLLLEHAQWSLQNNKDILPVITANRWCEKNLPELVSFSKSYSNDSQILAMDYDEFHE from the coding sequence ATGCGTGATTTTTTTCAAACTCCCCCGAAATTGGGTAATCAATATGAAGAAGATCGGGTACTTAAGTCTTATCTGGAATGGAAACTTCCTTCTTCCATGTTGAACGAAATTCAACCTGAATTGCATCATCTGGGTCAACGCGTTATCGAAGACATCCTTAAATTGGGCCAAGAGGCTGAAGCTTGTCCGCCTCGACATATACCTTATGATCCCTGGGGAAAGCGCATTGACCATATCCAAGTATCCCCAGCATGGAAGGAACTCGATAAAATCTCCGCGCAAGAGAAACTAATCGCTATAGGGTATGAACGTAAGCACGGTGCTTTCTCCCGTATACATCAATTTGCCAAATTGTATCTGTTCCATCCCTCATCAGCAATTTATACATGTCCTCTCGCCATGACCGATGGGGCTGCACGTGCATTGGAACTTCACGCTGATGAATCATTAAAGAAACATGCACTTCCTCATCTAATTTCTTCAGATCCCAATTTCTTCTGGACCTCGGGCCAATGGATGACTGAACGTACAGGCGGCTCCGATGTCAGTGGAACCTCCACAATTGCAAGACCAGAAAATTCACATTTTCGTCTTAGCGGCGTTAAATGGTTTACTTCTGCCACAACCTCACAAATCGCTATGACCCTTGCCCGTATTGAAGGAGCCCCTGAAGGCAGTAAAGGATTGAGTTTGTTTTATCTGGAACTGCGGAATCAAATGGGTAAATTAAACGGAATCCGTATCAATCGACTAAAAGAAAAGCTAGGAACTCGTGCCCTGCCTACTGCGGAATTGACCCTGGAAAATGCCACTGCCCTACTCGTTGGAGAAGCCGGGGACGGGGTTAAAAAGATTTCCTCTCTATTTAATATCACGCGCATTTACAATGCCTGTTGTGCTGTCGGTTATATGCGCCGTGCCCTTGCACTGGCTCGAGATTATGCTACAAAACGTGTCGCTTTCGGGCATACGCTATCAAAGCACGTACTGCATCTGGAAACATTGGCCAACATGCAAATGGAATTTACGGCAGGATTTCATCTCGTATTCCATGCCATTGAATTATTAGGTAAGGATGAATCAGGTGAAGCAACAGAAAAAGAGCAAGGGGTGTTAAGGCTTTTAACCCCTCTTGTAAAACTTTATACAGCAAAACAAGCCATCGCCTTAGTAAGCGAAGCTCTAGAAGCCTTCGGCGGCGCGGGTTATATTGAAGATACCGGCCTGCCTCAATTATTGAGAAACGCGCAGGTTCTCTCTATATGGGAGGGGACAACCAATATTTTAAGTCTTGATGCTTTACGAGCAATGCATAAAGAAAATGCTGCGGAATTTTTTCTTGAGGACCTTTACCAACGGTTGGGCCAAATCAATCGTAAGGAACTTATTCAATCACAAGTAAAAGTAAAGGCAGCGATAAAAAAAATAAAAAACCACCTTATTTCCATGCCTGAAATGACTAACGCAGCGCAGCAAGCTGGAGCACGGCAACTTGCGTTTGCATTGGCACAAACTTACGCGGCCAGTTTGTTGTTAGAGCATGCCCAATGGTCTTTGCAAAACAATAAGGATATTCTTCCCGTTATTACCGCCAATCGCTGGTGTGAAAAAAATCTACCCGAGCTGGTTTCATTTTCCAAAAGCTACAGTAATGACTCGCAAATACTGGCTATGGATTATGATGAATTTCATGAGTAA
- a CDS encoding HypC/HybG/HupF family hydrogenase formation chaperone, with the protein MCLALPAQITQILDDARAIVNVGGITKEISTALLEEVAPGDYVIIHVGYALTRLDEYEAQKTLSLFAQMAQEMSV; encoded by the coding sequence ATGTGTTTGGCATTACCTGCGCAAATTACTCAAATTCTTGATGATGCTCGAGCGATAGTAAACGTAGGGGGCATCACTAAAGAAATTTCTACAGCTTTACTGGAAGAGGTCGCTCCTGGGGATTATGTAATTATTCATGTTGGCTATGCATTAACACGGCTTGACGAGTATGAAGCCCAGAAGACCTTAAGTTTATTTGCTCAAATGGCGCAGGAAATGTCCGTATGA